The Streptococcus marmotae genome includes the window AATAGATGGAGCATGGTTGAAAGAGCGGGTTAATAGTTTGAATGTGCTTTTAGGTCTAAATTTCCAAATATAGAACCGCTTGAATATAGCATTGGAGAAAAAGATGATTTTTCTGATATGCATATTAGTTTGTTAGGGCAAGATTTTGTCATATTAGATGGCTCGGTAGCTACTAGACTAGCGAAGCCAATCAAGGTATTTATTAAAGCTGTTTTTTATGTTCTATTGGCCTTATTCTTTGTGAGAAGGTTCCATAAGGTAGCGGAGGATTAGGACATGGTACAAGGATTGTTAGGAATGTTATTTGGTATTTTGGAATGGTTGATTAGTTTGTTTCCATCTTTTCAGTTTATCAATAAATTTGTATTGTCTTTGATAGTATTTCAAGCGTATTGTATGAGGCATCTCCATTTGTTCCGTTTAATGATTTATTTATTTGCATTGGATTGATTTCAAGCTTTTATATAGGGCTTTTCCTGATTAAGGGAATAAATTGGATTATACATCGAGTGCCGTTTTTAAATTAAAAATATCAAGAAAGGACAAAGCGGAGGGCGAAAAAGTCCGCATTTGCGGACTTGCGCCCCACCGCTTGGCATTGGTTGAAGATTTTGAAGAAAAAAGGAAATCGAGTAAAAGGGCAATTTGAAACATTATCAGAAAAGCCCTTTGGGTCATTAGTTTATGATATGGTTCAACGTATCAAGAATGGTCGAGAGTTTAAAGAATACGGTCTTACTCTTTATTGTGGTCGTCAAGGTGGCGGAAAAACAATGGCTATGACAGAGTATTTGGAACGAATGAGGAAATTGTATCCAGAAGCTTTAATTGTTACGAATTTTGGATATATTCATCAAGATTTAGAGATGACCAGTTGGCAACAGATTTTTGAAATTCGTAATGGGTTGAAAGGGGTCATTTTTGCGATTGATGAAATACAAAATGAGTATAATTCATCTGCTTGGCAAAAATTCCCTGAAGGACTTCTTGCAGAAATCACTCAACAAAGAAAACAACGGATAAAGATTGTTGGAACTTCCCAGGTATTTACCAGGGTCGTTAAGCAGCTTAGAGAACAAACTTATGAGGTTGTAGAATGTCAGACAGTGGGAGGACGTTGGACGTTTACCAGGGCATTCGATGCTGAAGATTATAATGCAGTCTGTGAAAGACCTGAAGCTAAAGCGAAGATTCGTAGGTTGTGGCGACGTAGTTTTGTTCAGAATAAAAAATTACGTGAAAAGTTTGATAGTTACGCCAAAATAGAGAGAATGGCAAAAGAAATTAAGGGTTGAAAAAGGGGCTGAAAGCCCCTTTGAGAAACCCACTTCGTGGGTTTCTTCTTATCTTGATACTAGTAAGAAATAACTCACGGGCAAAAAAATCACCTTAAAAGTGGGTGAAACCATTGGTAATACTGAGTTTGTGGCACAAAAAAAGACCTTGTTTTTAGTCAAAGCTTGTGGTATAATTTAAGGTGTCCAATCTATAAATTATGAAAGGCTTATTGTAAAAGCAAGAACTTTTTTGTGTAATTACATTTAGGTAGGTTTATTATATCATGGAAGAGGTATTAAATCAAGGGCAAATACTTGTCGATAAGAACAAAAAGGGAAAAGATAGACGTTGGAAAGAACGGAAAATTCTGTCTTTGAAGCTAGCTGATATATTTGAGCAATTGCAGTATAAAGAGACGATGGTCGAACGTGTTTCAGCTTGTTGTGATGTTTTGAAATTTATACAACAAGCTGATGGGAACTTGAAGTTATATCAATCTTATTTTTGTAAAAATAAATTATGCCCATTGTGTAACTGGAGGCGGTCCATGAAATATTCTTATCAAACGTCAAGAATAGTTGATGAAGCTATGATCCAATATCCAAAAGGGCGCTTTCTCTTTTTAACCTTGACCGTAAAAAATGTTCCAGGATCAGAACTTAATACTACGATTAGTTCATTGACAAAATCATTTGACCGTTTGTTTAAACGTGCGAAAGTCCAAAAAAATTTATTAGGTTATCTTCGTTCAGTTGAGGTAACGCATAATGAAGCAGAAAATACCTATCATCCCCATATTCATGTTTTGATGATGGTTAAGCCTGGTTATTTTAAGGGCGGTAGCTATATTTCTCAAGAAGACTGGGGGCAGATGTGGGCGCAATCACTCAAGGTCGACTATATTCCTTTAGTCGATATTCGAGCGGTCAAAGAACAAGGAAAAGGACTAAAAGGGGCAATCCTAGAAACGGCAAAATACCCCACTAAACCCTTTGAATTGAGTATGGAGAACGCTCAAGTTGTAGATGATTTATATAATGGCTTGTATCGCAAACGACAATTAGGCTATGGCGGAGTGTTTAAA containing:
- a CDS encoding protein rep; protein product: MEEVLNQGQILVDKNKKGKDRRWKERKILSLKLADIFEQLQYKETMVERVSACCDVLKFIQQADGNLKLYQSYFCKNKLCPLCNWRRSMKYSYQTSRIVDEAMIQYPKGRFLFLTLTVKNVPGSELNTTISSLTKSFDRLFKRAKVQKNLLGYLRSVEVTHNEAENTYHPHIHVLMMVKPGYFKGGSYISQEDWGQMWAQSLKVDYIPLVDIRAVKEQGKGLKGAILETAKYPTKPFELSMENAQVVDDLYNGLYRKRQLGYGGVFKEIKKKLALDDAENGDLVHTADENDDLSSGTKIVAIWNATKQNYIIK
- a CDS encoding zonular occludens toxin domain-containing protein is translated as MKKKGNRVKGQFETLSEKPFGSLVYDMVQRIKNGREFKEYGLTLYCGRQGGGKTMAMTEYLERMRKLYPEALIVTNFGYIHQDLEMTSWQQIFEIRNGLKGVIFAIDEIQNEYNSSAWQKFPEGLLAEITQQRKQRIKIVGTSQVFTRVVKQLREQTYEVVECQTVGGRWTFTRAFDAEDYNAVCERPEAKAKIRRLWRRSFVQNKKLREKFDSYAKIERMAKEIKG